A section of the Salmo salar chromosome ssa05, Ssal_v3.1, whole genome shotgun sequence genome encodes:
- the hs3st1 gene encoding heparan sulfate glucosamine 3-O-sulfotransferase 1, giving the protein MAAFFFGLLLFAMQPPPIPSRPAETGDGDWGPPPSPTASSPLALNDTGATSHPNGTFKQLPRIIIIGVRKGGTRALIEMLSLHSAVAAADNEVHFFDWESHFQKGIPWYLSQMPFALPDQLTVEKTPAYFTSSKVPERIHDMNPGIKLLLILRDPTERVLSDYTQVFYNRLQKHKRYQPIESLLVKDGEINLGYKALNRSLYHLHLQNWLRYFPLESIHVVDGDKLIRDPFPEMKRVERFLNLEPQINASNFYFNKTKGFYCLRDHGRERCLHDSKGRAHPHVAPAILHKLYQFFHEPNRKFFELVGRTFNWN; this is encoded by the coding sequence ATGGCGGCCTTTTTCTTCGGGCTGCTTCTCTTCGCGATGCAGCCCCCCCCTATCCCCTCCAGGCCCGCGGAGACGGGTGACGGTGACTGGGGACCCCCTCCGTCCCCCACCGCCTCTTCCCCCCTGGCCCTCAATGACACCGGGGCCACCAGCCACCCCAACGGAACCTTCAAGCAGTTGCCCCGCATCATCATCATCGGCGTGAGGAAGGGCGGCACACGGGCGCTCATCGAGATGCTCAGCCTGCACAGCGCGGTAGCGGCGGCCGATAACGAGGTGCATTTTTTTGACTGGGAGAGTCACTTCCAGAAGGGCATACCCTGGTATCTCAGCCAGATGCCCTTCGCCCTCCCTGACCAGCTGACTGTGGAGAAAACCCCTGCCTACTTCACCTCCAGCAAGGTGCCCGAACGCATCCACGACATGAACCCAGGCATCAAGCTGCTGCTCATTCTCCGGGACCCAACCGAGCGGGTTCTGTCGGACTACACCCAGGTCTTTTACAACCGTCTGCAGAAGCACAAGCGCTACCAGCCCATCGAGTCGTTGCTTGTGAAAGACGGGGAGATCAACCTAGGATACAAAGCTCTCAACCGTAGCCTGTACCACCTGCACCTTCAGAACTGGCTGCGTTACTTCCCCCTAGAGAGCATCCATGTTGTGGACGGGGATAAGCTGATCAGGGACCCCTTCCCGGAGATGAAGAGAGTGGAGAGGTTCCTGAACCTAGAACCGCAGATAAACGCATCTAACTTCTACTTTAACAAGACTAAAGGGTTCTACTGCCTGAGGGACCACGGGCGAGAGCGTTGTTTACATGACTCTAAGGGCAGGGCGCACCCTCACGTGGCTCCCGCCATCCTCCACAAACTCTACCAATTCTTTCATGAACCCAATAGGAAGTTCTTTGAGCTGGTGGGCCGAACATTCAACTGGAACTGA